TCAACGTTTATTAGCCGTAACTCTTCTGCATAGGTTGATTCAGCGAGCATCTTAAATAGAATTTTGCCAAACCCTTTACCTCTAAATTCTCTTTTGATGGCAAACTGTGGAATATCGCCGGCCGTAGAATGAATTACACCATATCCAACAACCTCATTCTCGCGGAGCAATTCAAAACTTCGATAGTTGGGATCATTTAAAATAGAGGGGGTTGCATTCTGCCAGGTGGGAGTATAATCCCACCAAGTTATATAGTTCGCAAGTTGATTACCATCTATCTCATTCAACCGAAAGTTCTTATCAACCAAGTTTAACTCGGCCATCGCCTTTCTCTGTGCTTTGTAGCAGAGCAGGTGACGAGAAATGTGAAAGCCATACTTTTCGTAAAGCTTTTGGGCCGGAATATTGTCTTCTAATACCTCTAGAACATAGTGTTGAATTCCTCGCTCCCGGAGCATCATAATCATTTGTTGAAGCAGCTTACTTCCTAGTCCTTGGTTGCGATAGGTGGGCAAAAAGCCGGTTCCTCCATCGTAGCAATACCGCTGACCATCAATTATTCGGTAGCCATTGAGTATAAATCCAACAAGCCCCTTTTCATAGAGCCCCACAGAGTAATCCTTGTTGATATCGCGGCACCGAATAAAATCTTGAAATTTCTCCTTCGTCATGGCTATGTTCACTGCATAGTCGCTAAACGCCTCCACAAAGGCCGAATGAATTGTGTCTACCGATTCGTTATTGAGCAGCTTTGTCTCCATACCCGAGCAGTTAAGTTTCCATGATTTGAATAGAGAATAGAGTCAAAGGTTTAAGTCTTAATACAAAAGAAGTAATAATCTAAACTCGCACACTTGAGAAAGCGTTGCTGCATTACTAAAATATTTTAGAGAAAAAGAGCACAACTTTATGTTTTACTGTAACTATTTTGCGTCGAAATTCATCATATAAATTAGTGATGCAAATGCATCATACCCGAATACTTAATCGTTCTTTAACCATGCAGTAAAAACAAGTTACTCATTATAACTCTTACCCATGTTTCAAAATCTACTCAAGCATAGCTTTCGTGCACTT
The sequence above is a segment of the Williamwhitmania sp. genome. Coding sequences within it:
- a CDS encoding GNAT family N-acetyltransferase produces the protein METKLLNNESVDTIHSAFVEAFSDYAVNIAMTKEKFQDFIRCRDINKDYSVGLYEKGLVGFILNGYRIIDGQRYCYDGGTGFLPTYRNQGLGSKLLQQMIMMLRERGIQHYVLEVLEDNIPAQKLYEKYGFHISRHLLCYKAQRKAMAELNLVDKNFRLNEIDGNQLANYITWWDYTPTWQNATPSILNDPNYRSFELLRENEVVGYGVIHSTAGDIPQFAIKREFRGKGFGKILFKMLAESTYAEELRLINVEDKPEFAAALEKIGFAPFVNQFEMQFSFEN